From Canis lupus baileyi chromosome 16, mCanLup2.hap1, whole genome shotgun sequence, a single genomic window includes:
- the MYO1C gene encoding unconventional myosin-Ic isoform X2: MRYRASALGSDGVRVTMESALTARDRVGVQDFVLLENFTSEAAFIENLRRRFRENLIYTYIGPVLVSVNPYRDLQIYSRQHMERYRGVSFYEVPPHLFAVADTVYRALRTERRDQAVMISGESGAGKTEATKRLLQFYAETCPAPERGGAVRDRLLQSNPVLEAFGNAKTLRNDNSSRFGKYMDVQFDFKGAPVGGHILSYLLEKSRVVHQNHGERNFHVFYQLLEGGEEEMLRRLGLERNPQSYLYLVKGQCAKVSSINDKSDWKVVRKALTVIDFTEDEIEDLLSIVASVLHLGNIHFAADEESNAQVTTENQLKYLTRLLGVEGSTLREALTHRKIIAKGEELLSPLNLEQAAYVRDALAKAVYSRTFTWLVRKINRSLASKDAESPSWRSTTVLGLLDIYGFEVFQHNSFEQFCINYCNEKLQQLFIELTLKSEQEEYEAEGIAWEPVQYFNNKIICDLVEEKFKGIISILDEECLRPGEATDLTFLEKLEDTIKHHPHFLTHKLADQRTRKSLGRGEFRLLHYAGEVTYSVTGFLDKNNDLLFRNLKETMCSSENPIMSQCFDRSELSDKKRPETVATQFKMSLLQLVEILKSKEPAYVRCIKPNDAKQPGRFDEVLIRHQVKYLGLMENLRVRRAGFAYRRKYEAFLQRYKSLCPETWPTWKGRPQDGVAVLVRHLGYKPEEYKMGRTKIFIRFPKTLFATEDALEVRRQSLATKIQAAWRGFHWRQKFLRVKRSAICIQSWWRGTLGRRKAAKRKWAAQTIRRLIRGFILRHAPRCPENAFFLDHVRTSFLLNLRRHLPRNILDTSWPTPPPALHEASELLRELCMKNMVWKYCRSISPEWKQQLQQKAVASEIFKGKKDNYPQSVPRLFISTRLGADEISPKVLQALGSEPIQYAVPVVKYDRKGYKARSRQLLLTPNAVVIVEDAKVKQRIDYTNLTGISVSSLSDSLFVLHVQREDNKQKGDVVLQSDHVIETLTKTALSADRVNNININQGSITFAGGPGRDGIIDFTPGSELLITKAKNGHLAVVAPRLNSR, from the exons ATGCGCTACCGGGCGTCG GCCCTGGGCAGTGACGGGGTACGGGTCACCATGGAGAGTGCACTGACCGCCCGAGACCGGGTGGGGGTACAGGATTTCGTGCTTCTAGAGAACTTCACCAGTGAGGCAGCCTTCATTGAGAACCTGCGGCGACGGTTCCGAGAGAACCTCATTTat acCTATATCGGCCCCGTCCTGGTCTCTGTCAATCCCTACCGGGACCTACAGATCTACAGCCGGCAGCACATGGAGCGTTACCGGGGTGTTAGCTTCTATGAGGTGCCACCCCACCT ATTTGCAGTGGCTGACACTGTGTACCGGGCACTGCGCACGGAGCGCCGGGACCAGGCGGTGATGATCTCTGGGGAGAGCGGGGCAGGCAAAACAGAGGCCACCAAGCGGCTGCTACAGTTCTACGCTGAGACCTGCCCCGCCCCTGAGAGGGGGGGTGCTGTGCGAGACCGGCTGCTGCAGAGCAACCCTGTGCTGGAG GCCTTTGGAAATGCCAAGACCCTCCGGAATGATAACTCCAGCAGGTTTGGGAAGTACATGGATGTACAGTTTGACTTCAAG GGTGCTCCCGTGGGTGGCCACATCCTCAGTTACCTCCTGGAAAAGTCCCGAGTGGTGCACCAGAACCACGGGGAGAGAAACTTCCACGTCTTCTACCAGCTGCTGGAAGGGGGCGAGGAGGAGATGCTGCGCAGGCTGGGCTTAGAGCGGAACCCCCAGAGTTACCTGTACCTGGTGAAG GGCCAGTGTGCCAAAGTCTCCTCCATCAATGACAAGAGTGACTGGAAGGTCGTCAGGAAGGCTCTGACAGTCATTGACTTCACTGAAGATGAAATTGAG GACCTGCTCAGTATCGTGGCTAGCGTCCTGCACTTGGGCAATATCCACTTTGCTGCTGATGAGGAGAGCAATGCACAGGTCACCACCGAGAACCAGCTCAAGTATCTGACCAGG CTTCTTGGCGTAGAAGGCTCAACGTTGCGGGAAGCCCTGACACACAGGAAAATTATCGCCAAGGGAGAAGAG CTCCTGAGCCCACTGAACCTGGAACAGGCTGCGTATGTGCGAGACGCCCTCGCCAAGGCTGTGTATAGTCGTACTTTTACCTGGCTGGTCAGGAAGATCAACAGGTCGCTGGCCTCCAAG GATGCCGAGAGCCCCAGCTGGCGGAGCACCACAGTCCTTGGGCTTCTGGACATTTATGGCTTTGAAGTATTTCAGCACAACAG CTTCGAGCAGTTCTGCATCAATTACTGCAATGAGAAGCTGCAGCAACTCTTCATCGAGCTCACCCTCAAGTCGGAACAGGAGGAATATGAGGCAGAGGGCATCGCG TGGGAGCCTGTCCAATATTTCAACAATAAGATCATCTGTGACCTGGTGGAGGAGAAGTTCAAGGGCATCATCTCCATTTTG GATGAGGAATGTTTGCGCCCTGGGGAGGCCACGGATCTGACCTTCCTGGAGAAGTTGGAGGACACAATCAAGCACCATCCGCACTTCCTGAC gcACAAGCTGGCTGACCAGCGGACCAGGAAATCTCTGGGCCGTGGGGAGTTCCGCCTTCTGCACTATGCTGGAGAGGTGACCTACAGTGTGACTG GGTTTCTGGATAAAAACAATGACCTTCTCTTCCGGAacctgaaggag ACCATGTGCAGCTCAGAAAATCCCATTATGAGCCAGTGCTTCGACCGGAGTGAGCTCAGTGACAAGAAGCGGCCAGAGACG GTTGCCACCCAGTTCAAGATGAGTCTCCTGCAGCTAGTAGAGATCCTGAAGTCCAAGGAGCCCGCATATGTCCGCTGCATCAAGCCCAATGATGCCAAACAGCCCG GCCGCTTTGACGAAGTGCTGATCCGGCACCAGGTGAAGTACCTGGGGTTGATGGAGAACCTGCGCGTGCGCAGAGCTGGCTTTGCCTATCGCCGCAAATATGAAGCTTTCCTGCAGAG ATACAAGTCATTGTGCCCAGAGACATGGCCCACATGGAAAGGACGGCCCCAGGATGGGGTGGCTGTGCTGGTCAGACACCTGGGCTATAAGCCAGAAGAGTACAAGATGGGCAG GACGAAGATCTTCATCCGCTTCCCCAAGACCTTGTTTGCCACAGAGGATGCCCTGGAGGTCCGGCGGCAGAGCCTGG CCACGAAGATCCAGGCTGCCTGGAGGGGCTTTCACTGGCGACAGAAATTCCTGCGGGTGAAGCGATCAG CCATCTGCATCCAGTCGTGGTGGCGGGGGACGCTGGGCCGCAGGAAGGCAGCCAAGAGAAAGTGGGCCGCGCAGACCATCCGGAG GCTCATCCGAGGATTCATCCTACGCCATGCACCCCGCTGCCCTGAGAATGCCTTCTTCCTGGACCATGTGCGCACCTCTTTCTTGCTCAACCTACGGCGGCATCTGCCCCGGAACATCTTGGACACTTCCTGGCCCACACCACCTCCTGCCTTGCATGAG GCCTCAGAGCTTCTACGGGAGTTGTGCATGAAGAACATGGTGTGGAAGTACTGCCGGAGTATCAGTCCTGAATGGAAGCAGCAG CTGCAACAAAAAGCTGTGGCCAGTGAGATCTTCAAGGGCAAGAAGGACAATTACCCCCAGAGTGTCCCCAGGCTCTTCATCAGCACCCGGCTTG GTGCAGACGAGATCAGCCCCAAAGTGCTGCAGGCCCTGGGCTCAGAGCCCATCCAG TACGCGGTACCAGTGGTGAAATACGACCGCAAGGGCTACAAAGCCCGCTCCCGGCAGCTGCTGCTGACGCCCAACGCCGTGGTCATCGTAGAGGATGCCAAAGTCAAGCAGAGGATCGACTACACCAACCTGACTG GAATCTCTGTCAGCAGCCTGAGTGACAGCCTCTTCGTGCTGCATGTGCAGCGGGAGGACAACAAGCAGAAG GGGGATGTGGTGCTGCAGAGCGACCATGTGATTGAGACACTGACCAAGACCGCCCTCAGCGCTGACCGTGTGAACAACATCAACATCAACCAGGGCAG caTCACGTTTGCAGGGGGCCCTGGCAGGGATGGTATTATCGACTTCACGCCTGGCTCAGAACTCCTCATCACCAAGGCCAAGAACGGGCACCTGGCTGTG GTGGCCCCACGGCTGAACTCACGGTGA
- the MYO1C gene encoding unconventional myosin-Ic isoform X3, which produces MESALTARDRVGVQDFVLLENFTSEAAFIENLRRRFRENLIYTYIGPVLVSVNPYRDLQIYSRQHMERYRGVSFYEVPPHLFAVADTVYRALRTERRDQAVMISGESGAGKTEATKRLLQFYAETCPAPERGGAVRDRLLQSNPVLEAFGNAKTLRNDNSSRFGKYMDVQFDFKGAPVGGHILSYLLEKSRVVHQNHGERNFHVFYQLLEGGEEEMLRRLGLERNPQSYLYLVKGQCAKVSSINDKSDWKVVRKALTVIDFTEDEIEDLLSIVASVLHLGNIHFAADEESNAQVTTENQLKYLTRLLGVEGSTLREALTHRKIIAKGEELLSPLNLEQAAYVRDALAKAVYSRTFTWLVRKINRSLASKDAESPSWRSTTVLGLLDIYGFEVFQHNSFEQFCINYCNEKLQQLFIELTLKSEQEEYEAEGIAWEPVQYFNNKIICDLVEEKFKGIISILDEECLRPGEATDLTFLEKLEDTIKHHPHFLTHKLADQRTRKSLGRGEFRLLHYAGEVTYSVTGFLDKNNDLLFRNLKETMCSSENPIMSQCFDRSELSDKKRPETVATQFKMSLLQLVEILKSKEPAYVRCIKPNDAKQPGRFDEVLIRHQVKYLGLMENLRVRRAGFAYRRKYEAFLQRYKSLCPETWPTWKGRPQDGVAVLVRHLGYKPEEYKMGRTKIFIRFPKTLFATEDALEVRRQSLATKIQAAWRGFHWRQKFLRVKRSAICIQSWWRGTLGRRKAAKRKWAAQTIRRLIRGFILRHAPRCPENAFFLDHVRTSFLLNLRRHLPRNILDTSWPTPPPALHEASELLRELCMKNMVWKYCRSISPEWKQQLQQKAVASEIFKGKKDNYPQSVPRLFISTRLGADEISPKVLQALGSEPIQYAVPVVKYDRKGYKARSRQLLLTPNAVVIVEDAKVKQRIDYTNLTGISVSSLSDSLFVLHVQREDNKQKGDVVLQSDHVIETLTKTALSADRVNNININQGSITFAGGPGRDGIIDFTPGSELLITKAKNGHLAVVAPRLNSR; this is translated from the exons ATGGAGAGTGCACTGACCGCCCGAGACCGGGTGGGGGTACAGGATTTCGTGCTTCTAGAGAACTTCACCAGTGAGGCAGCCTTCATTGAGAACCTGCGGCGACGGTTCCGAGAGAACCTCATTTat acCTATATCGGCCCCGTCCTGGTCTCTGTCAATCCCTACCGGGACCTACAGATCTACAGCCGGCAGCACATGGAGCGTTACCGGGGTGTTAGCTTCTATGAGGTGCCACCCCACCT ATTTGCAGTGGCTGACACTGTGTACCGGGCACTGCGCACGGAGCGCCGGGACCAGGCGGTGATGATCTCTGGGGAGAGCGGGGCAGGCAAAACAGAGGCCACCAAGCGGCTGCTACAGTTCTACGCTGAGACCTGCCCCGCCCCTGAGAGGGGGGGTGCTGTGCGAGACCGGCTGCTGCAGAGCAACCCTGTGCTGGAG GCCTTTGGAAATGCCAAGACCCTCCGGAATGATAACTCCAGCAGGTTTGGGAAGTACATGGATGTACAGTTTGACTTCAAG GGTGCTCCCGTGGGTGGCCACATCCTCAGTTACCTCCTGGAAAAGTCCCGAGTGGTGCACCAGAACCACGGGGAGAGAAACTTCCACGTCTTCTACCAGCTGCTGGAAGGGGGCGAGGAGGAGATGCTGCGCAGGCTGGGCTTAGAGCGGAACCCCCAGAGTTACCTGTACCTGGTGAAG GGCCAGTGTGCCAAAGTCTCCTCCATCAATGACAAGAGTGACTGGAAGGTCGTCAGGAAGGCTCTGACAGTCATTGACTTCACTGAAGATGAAATTGAG GACCTGCTCAGTATCGTGGCTAGCGTCCTGCACTTGGGCAATATCCACTTTGCTGCTGATGAGGAGAGCAATGCACAGGTCACCACCGAGAACCAGCTCAAGTATCTGACCAGG CTTCTTGGCGTAGAAGGCTCAACGTTGCGGGAAGCCCTGACACACAGGAAAATTATCGCCAAGGGAGAAGAG CTCCTGAGCCCACTGAACCTGGAACAGGCTGCGTATGTGCGAGACGCCCTCGCCAAGGCTGTGTATAGTCGTACTTTTACCTGGCTGGTCAGGAAGATCAACAGGTCGCTGGCCTCCAAG GATGCCGAGAGCCCCAGCTGGCGGAGCACCACAGTCCTTGGGCTTCTGGACATTTATGGCTTTGAAGTATTTCAGCACAACAG CTTCGAGCAGTTCTGCATCAATTACTGCAATGAGAAGCTGCAGCAACTCTTCATCGAGCTCACCCTCAAGTCGGAACAGGAGGAATATGAGGCAGAGGGCATCGCG TGGGAGCCTGTCCAATATTTCAACAATAAGATCATCTGTGACCTGGTGGAGGAGAAGTTCAAGGGCATCATCTCCATTTTG GATGAGGAATGTTTGCGCCCTGGGGAGGCCACGGATCTGACCTTCCTGGAGAAGTTGGAGGACACAATCAAGCACCATCCGCACTTCCTGAC gcACAAGCTGGCTGACCAGCGGACCAGGAAATCTCTGGGCCGTGGGGAGTTCCGCCTTCTGCACTATGCTGGAGAGGTGACCTACAGTGTGACTG GGTTTCTGGATAAAAACAATGACCTTCTCTTCCGGAacctgaaggag ACCATGTGCAGCTCAGAAAATCCCATTATGAGCCAGTGCTTCGACCGGAGTGAGCTCAGTGACAAGAAGCGGCCAGAGACG GTTGCCACCCAGTTCAAGATGAGTCTCCTGCAGCTAGTAGAGATCCTGAAGTCCAAGGAGCCCGCATATGTCCGCTGCATCAAGCCCAATGATGCCAAACAGCCCG GCCGCTTTGACGAAGTGCTGATCCGGCACCAGGTGAAGTACCTGGGGTTGATGGAGAACCTGCGCGTGCGCAGAGCTGGCTTTGCCTATCGCCGCAAATATGAAGCTTTCCTGCAGAG ATACAAGTCATTGTGCCCAGAGACATGGCCCACATGGAAAGGACGGCCCCAGGATGGGGTGGCTGTGCTGGTCAGACACCTGGGCTATAAGCCAGAAGAGTACAAGATGGGCAG GACGAAGATCTTCATCCGCTTCCCCAAGACCTTGTTTGCCACAGAGGATGCCCTGGAGGTCCGGCGGCAGAGCCTGG CCACGAAGATCCAGGCTGCCTGGAGGGGCTTTCACTGGCGACAGAAATTCCTGCGGGTGAAGCGATCAG CCATCTGCATCCAGTCGTGGTGGCGGGGGACGCTGGGCCGCAGGAAGGCAGCCAAGAGAAAGTGGGCCGCGCAGACCATCCGGAG GCTCATCCGAGGATTCATCCTACGCCATGCACCCCGCTGCCCTGAGAATGCCTTCTTCCTGGACCATGTGCGCACCTCTTTCTTGCTCAACCTACGGCGGCATCTGCCCCGGAACATCTTGGACACTTCCTGGCCCACACCACCTCCTGCCTTGCATGAG GCCTCAGAGCTTCTACGGGAGTTGTGCATGAAGAACATGGTGTGGAAGTACTGCCGGAGTATCAGTCCTGAATGGAAGCAGCAG CTGCAACAAAAAGCTGTGGCCAGTGAGATCTTCAAGGGCAAGAAGGACAATTACCCCCAGAGTGTCCCCAGGCTCTTCATCAGCACCCGGCTTG GTGCAGACGAGATCAGCCCCAAAGTGCTGCAGGCCCTGGGCTCAGAGCCCATCCAG TACGCGGTACCAGTGGTGAAATACGACCGCAAGGGCTACAAAGCCCGCTCCCGGCAGCTGCTGCTGACGCCCAACGCCGTGGTCATCGTAGAGGATGCCAAAGTCAAGCAGAGGATCGACTACACCAACCTGACTG GAATCTCTGTCAGCAGCCTGAGTGACAGCCTCTTCGTGCTGCATGTGCAGCGGGAGGACAACAAGCAGAAG GGGGATGTGGTGCTGCAGAGCGACCATGTGATTGAGACACTGACCAAGACCGCCCTCAGCGCTGACCGTGTGAACAACATCAACATCAACCAGGGCAG caTCACGTTTGCAGGGGGCCCTGGCAGGGATGGTATTATCGACTTCACGCCTGGCTCAGAACTCCTCATCACCAAGGCCAAGAACGGGCACCTGGCTGTG GTGGCCCCACGGCTGAACTCACGGTGA
- the MYO1C gene encoding unconventional myosin-Ic isoform X1 encodes MALQVELIPTGEIIRVVHPHRPCKLALGSDGVRVTMESALTARDRVGVQDFVLLENFTSEAAFIENLRRRFRENLIYTYIGPVLVSVNPYRDLQIYSRQHMERYRGVSFYEVPPHLFAVADTVYRALRTERRDQAVMISGESGAGKTEATKRLLQFYAETCPAPERGGAVRDRLLQSNPVLEAFGNAKTLRNDNSSRFGKYMDVQFDFKGAPVGGHILSYLLEKSRVVHQNHGERNFHVFYQLLEGGEEEMLRRLGLERNPQSYLYLVKGQCAKVSSINDKSDWKVVRKALTVIDFTEDEIEDLLSIVASVLHLGNIHFAADEESNAQVTTENQLKYLTRLLGVEGSTLREALTHRKIIAKGEELLSPLNLEQAAYVRDALAKAVYSRTFTWLVRKINRSLASKDAESPSWRSTTVLGLLDIYGFEVFQHNSFEQFCINYCNEKLQQLFIELTLKSEQEEYEAEGIAWEPVQYFNNKIICDLVEEKFKGIISILDEECLRPGEATDLTFLEKLEDTIKHHPHFLTHKLADQRTRKSLGRGEFRLLHYAGEVTYSVTGFLDKNNDLLFRNLKETMCSSENPIMSQCFDRSELSDKKRPETVATQFKMSLLQLVEILKSKEPAYVRCIKPNDAKQPGRFDEVLIRHQVKYLGLMENLRVRRAGFAYRRKYEAFLQRYKSLCPETWPTWKGRPQDGVAVLVRHLGYKPEEYKMGRTKIFIRFPKTLFATEDALEVRRQSLATKIQAAWRGFHWRQKFLRVKRSAICIQSWWRGTLGRRKAAKRKWAAQTIRRLIRGFILRHAPRCPENAFFLDHVRTSFLLNLRRHLPRNILDTSWPTPPPALHEASELLRELCMKNMVWKYCRSISPEWKQQLQQKAVASEIFKGKKDNYPQSVPRLFISTRLGADEISPKVLQALGSEPIQYAVPVVKYDRKGYKARSRQLLLTPNAVVIVEDAKVKQRIDYTNLTGISVSSLSDSLFVLHVQREDNKQKGDVVLQSDHVIETLTKTALSADRVNNININQGSITFAGGPGRDGIIDFTPGSELLITKAKNGHLAVVAPRLNSR; translated from the exons ATGGCGCTGCAAGTGGAGCTGATACCCACTGGGGAGATCATCCGCGTGGTTCATCCCCACAGGCCCTGCAAGCTT GCCCTGGGCAGTGACGGGGTACGGGTCACCATGGAGAGTGCACTGACCGCCCGAGACCGGGTGGGGGTACAGGATTTCGTGCTTCTAGAGAACTTCACCAGTGAGGCAGCCTTCATTGAGAACCTGCGGCGACGGTTCCGAGAGAACCTCATTTat acCTATATCGGCCCCGTCCTGGTCTCTGTCAATCCCTACCGGGACCTACAGATCTACAGCCGGCAGCACATGGAGCGTTACCGGGGTGTTAGCTTCTATGAGGTGCCACCCCACCT ATTTGCAGTGGCTGACACTGTGTACCGGGCACTGCGCACGGAGCGCCGGGACCAGGCGGTGATGATCTCTGGGGAGAGCGGGGCAGGCAAAACAGAGGCCACCAAGCGGCTGCTACAGTTCTACGCTGAGACCTGCCCCGCCCCTGAGAGGGGGGGTGCTGTGCGAGACCGGCTGCTGCAGAGCAACCCTGTGCTGGAG GCCTTTGGAAATGCCAAGACCCTCCGGAATGATAACTCCAGCAGGTTTGGGAAGTACATGGATGTACAGTTTGACTTCAAG GGTGCTCCCGTGGGTGGCCACATCCTCAGTTACCTCCTGGAAAAGTCCCGAGTGGTGCACCAGAACCACGGGGAGAGAAACTTCCACGTCTTCTACCAGCTGCTGGAAGGGGGCGAGGAGGAGATGCTGCGCAGGCTGGGCTTAGAGCGGAACCCCCAGAGTTACCTGTACCTGGTGAAG GGCCAGTGTGCCAAAGTCTCCTCCATCAATGACAAGAGTGACTGGAAGGTCGTCAGGAAGGCTCTGACAGTCATTGACTTCACTGAAGATGAAATTGAG GACCTGCTCAGTATCGTGGCTAGCGTCCTGCACTTGGGCAATATCCACTTTGCTGCTGATGAGGAGAGCAATGCACAGGTCACCACCGAGAACCAGCTCAAGTATCTGACCAGG CTTCTTGGCGTAGAAGGCTCAACGTTGCGGGAAGCCCTGACACACAGGAAAATTATCGCCAAGGGAGAAGAG CTCCTGAGCCCACTGAACCTGGAACAGGCTGCGTATGTGCGAGACGCCCTCGCCAAGGCTGTGTATAGTCGTACTTTTACCTGGCTGGTCAGGAAGATCAACAGGTCGCTGGCCTCCAAG GATGCCGAGAGCCCCAGCTGGCGGAGCACCACAGTCCTTGGGCTTCTGGACATTTATGGCTTTGAAGTATTTCAGCACAACAG CTTCGAGCAGTTCTGCATCAATTACTGCAATGAGAAGCTGCAGCAACTCTTCATCGAGCTCACCCTCAAGTCGGAACAGGAGGAATATGAGGCAGAGGGCATCGCG TGGGAGCCTGTCCAATATTTCAACAATAAGATCATCTGTGACCTGGTGGAGGAGAAGTTCAAGGGCATCATCTCCATTTTG GATGAGGAATGTTTGCGCCCTGGGGAGGCCACGGATCTGACCTTCCTGGAGAAGTTGGAGGACACAATCAAGCACCATCCGCACTTCCTGAC gcACAAGCTGGCTGACCAGCGGACCAGGAAATCTCTGGGCCGTGGGGAGTTCCGCCTTCTGCACTATGCTGGAGAGGTGACCTACAGTGTGACTG GGTTTCTGGATAAAAACAATGACCTTCTCTTCCGGAacctgaaggag ACCATGTGCAGCTCAGAAAATCCCATTATGAGCCAGTGCTTCGACCGGAGTGAGCTCAGTGACAAGAAGCGGCCAGAGACG GTTGCCACCCAGTTCAAGATGAGTCTCCTGCAGCTAGTAGAGATCCTGAAGTCCAAGGAGCCCGCATATGTCCGCTGCATCAAGCCCAATGATGCCAAACAGCCCG GCCGCTTTGACGAAGTGCTGATCCGGCACCAGGTGAAGTACCTGGGGTTGATGGAGAACCTGCGCGTGCGCAGAGCTGGCTTTGCCTATCGCCGCAAATATGAAGCTTTCCTGCAGAG ATACAAGTCATTGTGCCCAGAGACATGGCCCACATGGAAAGGACGGCCCCAGGATGGGGTGGCTGTGCTGGTCAGACACCTGGGCTATAAGCCAGAAGAGTACAAGATGGGCAG GACGAAGATCTTCATCCGCTTCCCCAAGACCTTGTTTGCCACAGAGGATGCCCTGGAGGTCCGGCGGCAGAGCCTGG CCACGAAGATCCAGGCTGCCTGGAGGGGCTTTCACTGGCGACAGAAATTCCTGCGGGTGAAGCGATCAG CCATCTGCATCCAGTCGTGGTGGCGGGGGACGCTGGGCCGCAGGAAGGCAGCCAAGAGAAAGTGGGCCGCGCAGACCATCCGGAG GCTCATCCGAGGATTCATCCTACGCCATGCACCCCGCTGCCCTGAGAATGCCTTCTTCCTGGACCATGTGCGCACCTCTTTCTTGCTCAACCTACGGCGGCATCTGCCCCGGAACATCTTGGACACTTCCTGGCCCACACCACCTCCTGCCTTGCATGAG GCCTCAGAGCTTCTACGGGAGTTGTGCATGAAGAACATGGTGTGGAAGTACTGCCGGAGTATCAGTCCTGAATGGAAGCAGCAG CTGCAACAAAAAGCTGTGGCCAGTGAGATCTTCAAGGGCAAGAAGGACAATTACCCCCAGAGTGTCCCCAGGCTCTTCATCAGCACCCGGCTTG GTGCAGACGAGATCAGCCCCAAAGTGCTGCAGGCCCTGGGCTCAGAGCCCATCCAG TACGCGGTACCAGTGGTGAAATACGACCGCAAGGGCTACAAAGCCCGCTCCCGGCAGCTGCTGCTGACGCCCAACGCCGTGGTCATCGTAGAGGATGCCAAAGTCAAGCAGAGGATCGACTACACCAACCTGACTG GAATCTCTGTCAGCAGCCTGAGTGACAGCCTCTTCGTGCTGCATGTGCAGCGGGAGGACAACAAGCAGAAG GGGGATGTGGTGCTGCAGAGCGACCATGTGATTGAGACACTGACCAAGACCGCCCTCAGCGCTGACCGTGTGAACAACATCAACATCAACCAGGGCAG caTCACGTTTGCAGGGGGCCCTGGCAGGGATGGTATTATCGACTTCACGCCTGGCTCAGAACTCCTCATCACCAAGGCCAAGAACGGGCACCTGGCTGTG GTGGCCCCACGGCTGAACTCACGGTGA